The Chitinophaga sp. H8 genome contains a region encoding:
- a CDS encoding TonB-dependent receptor, whose amino-acid sequence MKLTAIALTVLCLQVSASAFSQRFSLSEKNAVLDVVLKKIKQQSGYLFLYDSELMRQAKPVTVEIKDAPLEEVLQRCLEGQPFTYELVNKTIVIKLKHAATEKAAASIAPLDTLGGTVTNAAGIPVPGVAVGIKGTTKGTVTDEKGRFRMQDVPANAILVFRMIGFEAHEEQIVPGKALNVVLKEELSKLSEVIVVGYGTQKRSDLTGAVSSVRGDQLTGQAISNPVQALTGVAPGVQVLQNSGEPGSALSVRVRGGNSLIGGNEPMYVIDGFPITGTLDNINPNDILSIEVLKDASATAIYGSRGANGVVMVTTKKGKAGRTQVEYDVYYGLQQVTKKIDMLNAQEFATIANVRAANDNIAPFFTDAEIKAFGKGIDWQDEIFRTAPIQNHSLSVSGGNDKTRFNLTGNYFDQKGVILNSYNNQAQLRANLEHNINNNWKITFNNIVSRTKNNFLYSNNTERGAGVLSGALISPPTVPVYDANGNYSNVRKYPFSPDIAENPVAMALERKNVTTRNALLTNLFIEGKLLPDLVLRSSIGVQYENSRVDFYSPTIFQPSATGSASINYGEWVNIVNENTLTYSKTVNNDHHITLLGGITSEKNTGQNLGASATGFLTNILENKSLQSGTSPGIPTSSMSKYAILSGLGRVNYSYKGKYLLTASIRADGSSRFGKANRWGYFPSTALAWRVSEEKFWEGIKPVINDLKLRGSWGVTGNTAVSAYQSLSILSSVQTVLDKNLYIGFAPGSIKPNPELKWETTTQIDAGVDVGLLNSRLMLSFDYYSKRTNDLLSSVPVSSSTGYSTTIKNLGTVENKGIEAALTAYILEQGPFKWDLGVNLSRNRNKVISLSGGTDIFGEILGNTLPAMSLVREGHPIGVFYGYLEDGLDNNGEIKYKDLDNNGTINSLDRTIIGDPNPAYIIGLNSHMSYKNFDLTILVTSIQGVDVLNYNLSNVADGFSFGINQVRDILGNYWTADKPNPNAKYPKISKNTRYLGSDRFIEDGSYIRVKNIQLSYTLKKDKLVLAGSQIYVAVQNPFTFTNYSFYTPEINTRGAGISRGIDQFGYPDARSFMLGLRVKF is encoded by the coding sequence ATGAAACTTACAGCTATTGCCCTTACTGTTTTGTGTTTGCAAGTGAGTGCTTCGGCATTCTCACAACGGTTCAGCCTGTCCGAAAAAAATGCTGTGCTGGATGTAGTGCTGAAAAAGATAAAGCAGCAGAGTGGCTACCTGTTTTTATATGATTCGGAGTTGATGAGACAGGCAAAACCTGTTACAGTAGAGATCAAAGATGCGCCCTTGGAAGAAGTGCTGCAAAGATGTCTGGAAGGGCAGCCATTTACCTATGAGCTGGTCAACAAAACCATCGTTATTAAATTAAAACATGCTGCCACTGAAAAAGCGGCTGCCAGTATTGCCCCCCTCGATACATTGGGAGGTACGGTAACTAATGCAGCGGGCATCCCTGTTCCGGGAGTTGCGGTAGGGATAAAGGGAACTACAAAAGGGACGGTGACAGATGAAAAAGGAAGATTCCGGATGCAGGATGTACCGGCCAATGCTATACTCGTGTTTAGAATGATTGGCTTTGAAGCACATGAAGAGCAGATTGTTCCGGGAAAGGCATTAAATGTGGTATTGAAAGAGGAGCTTTCCAAACTGAGCGAAGTGATCGTAGTAGGATATGGTACGCAAAAGCGATCTGATCTGACAGGTGCGGTATCATCCGTAAGAGGAGACCAACTAACCGGGCAGGCCATCAGTAATCCTGTACAGGCTTTAACAGGCGTTGCCCCTGGTGTGCAGGTGCTGCAGAATTCCGGAGAGCCCGGTAGTGCATTAAGTGTACGGGTAAGAGGTGGCAACTCACTCATTGGTGGCAATGAGCCGATGTATGTAATTGACGGATTTCCCATCACAGGTACATTGGATAATATCAACCCCAATGATATCCTTTCCATTGAAGTATTAAAAGATGCTTCTGCAACGGCTATCTATGGTTCCCGTGGTGCAAACGGTGTAGTAATGGTAACTACCAAAAAGGGAAAAGCCGGCCGCACACAAGTGGAGTACGATGTGTATTATGGTTTACAGCAGGTGACCAAAAAGATTGATATGCTGAATGCCCAGGAATTTGCAACCATTGCCAATGTACGTGCAGCGAATGACAATATTGCCCCTTTCTTTACAGATGCAGAGATTAAAGCGTTTGGCAAAGGCATTGACTGGCAGGATGAAATATTCCGTACTGCTCCTATTCAGAATCATTCCCTGTCCGTTTCGGGTGGAAATGATAAAACCCGCTTTAACCTGACGGGCAATTATTTTGATCAGAAAGGAGTAATTCTTAATTCTTATAACAATCAGGCGCAATTAAGAGCTAATCTTGAACATAATATTAATAACAACTGGAAAATAACTTTTAATAATATCGTTAGCCGTACAAAAAATAATTTCCTCTACAGTAATAATACAGAAAGAGGAGCGGGGGTATTAAGCGGCGCACTGATATCTCCTCCAACGGTACCGGTTTACGATGCTAATGGCAATTACAGTAATGTAAGAAAGTATCCGTTTAGCCCGGATATTGCGGAGAATCCCGTGGCAATGGCATTGGAAAGAAAAAATGTTACTACCCGAAATGCGTTGCTGACCAATTTGTTTATAGAAGGAAAGCTGCTGCCAGACCTGGTATTACGCTCTTCTATTGGTGTGCAATATGAAAATTCACGGGTAGACTTTTATTCGCCTACTATTTTTCAACCTTCTGCTACAGGTAGTGCTTCCATTAATTATGGAGAATGGGTGAATATCGTGAATGAAAACACACTGACGTATTCCAAAACAGTGAACAATGACCATCATATCACCTTATTAGGAGGGATTACCTCGGAAAAAAATACAGGGCAGAATCTTGGCGCCAGCGCTACCGGTTTCCTGACCAACATATTGGAGAATAAAAGCTTGCAGTCTGGCACCTCTCCGGGAATTCCTACTTCCAGCATGAGTAAATATGCGATCTTATCAGGGCTGGGAAGGGTGAACTACTCTTACAAAGGAAAGTATTTGCTTACTGCAAGCATCAGAGCAGACGGTTCTTCCCGGTTTGGAAAGGCAAACAGATGGGGGTATTTCCCATCTACAGCGCTGGCGTGGAGAGTAAGTGAGGAAAAATTCTGGGAGGGTATAAAGCCGGTAATCAATGACCTGAAATTAAGAGGAAGCTGGGGGGTAACAGGTAATACAGCGGTATCTGCCTATCAGTCGCTTTCTATTTTATCCAGCGTACAAACGGTACTGGATAAAAATCTTTATATAGGCTTTGCACCAGGGAGTATTAAACCTAACCCTGAGTTGAAATGGGAAACGACCACCCAGATAGATGCAGGTGTTGATGTTGGCCTGTTGAATAGCCGGCTAATGCTCTCCTTTGATTATTACTCCAAAAGAACAAATGACCTGTTAAGCTCGGTACCTGTTTCTTCTTCTACCGGGTATTCTACTACCATTAAAAACCTGGGAACTGTAGAGAATAAAGGGATAGAGGCGGCGCTTACGGCCTATATCCTTGAGCAAGGCCCATTTAAATGGGACCTGGGCGTAAACCTTTCAAGGAATCGCAACAAAGTAATTTCATTAAGTGGCGGTACAGATATTTTCGGGGAAATTCTGGGTAATACCCTGCCGGCGATGAGTTTGGTAAGGGAAGGACATCCTATTGGCGTTTTCTACGGCTACCTGGAAGATGGCTTGGATAACAATGGAGAAATAAAGTATAAAGATCTGGATAATAATGGCACGATCAACAGCCTGGACCGTACCATTATCGGTGATCCTAATCCGGCTTACATTATAGGATTGAACTCGCATATGAGTTATAAGAATTTTGACCTTACGATATTGGTAACCAGTATACAGGGAGTAGATGTATTAAACTATAATTTATCAAATGTGGCAGATGGGTTCAGCTTTGGTATTAACCAGGTAAGGGATATTTTAGGTAATTACTGGACTGCCGACAAGCCTAATCCCAATGCGAAGTACCCTAAGATCAGTAAAAATACCAGGTACCTGGGTTCTGATCGTTTTATAGAAGATGGATCCTATATACGTGTTAAAAACATACAGCTGTCTTACACACTTAAAAAAGACAAACTGGTGTTGGCGGGCTCCCAGATATATGTAGCTGTGCAGAATCCATTTACGTTTACTAATTATTCTTTTTATACCCCTGAGATCAATACGAGGGGTGCAGGGATTTCCAGGGGAATTGATCAGTTTGGCTATCCTGATGCACGTTCATTCATGCTTGGATTACGGGTGAAATTTTAA
- a CDS encoding RagB/SusD family nutrient uptake outer membrane protein, giving the protein MTKSYNYLLLLFFFCCISCSKFLDEVPEDRLAEGNFYKSLDDARSAVNAIYAPVRAGIFRGPYFLQVEIMADYAEGRGSTAIIGEYKGLDIVNIQRVALIWDGFYRSIRNANIAIENIPGIASVSESDKNALVAEARFMRAFSYYHLVRNWGAVPLYLSTTPESTARTPVADVYKAIVADLEFAEKNLPPKAAQYGRPGIGAAKALLADVSLTTGNWGTARDKADEIIKSGEFSLTNITKTDDWENVFGPTVNGSPEEVFYIKFNHLDGWEWPHNLLWSETTFSPFGNYVIYSTLDNRFLNAWDNQDLRKQWDIFTEYINRKTGVLEKLPASTPVLFSKWRDPGAPTTTGHANDYPFLRFADVLLIYAEAAAMAENSVPALAVERLNMIHRRAYGFPANAASAVDYPTGGWTLNAFRDTVLQERGHELFMEGKRWLDLKRTGKVKEVIKANLGKDVQDVHLLWPIPQQEIDTNPEISQAEQNPGY; this is encoded by the coding sequence ATGACAAAATCATATAATTATCTCCTATTGTTATTTTTCTTTTGCTGTATTTCCTGCAGCAAGTTCCTGGATGAAGTACCGGAAGACAGGCTGGCAGAAGGTAACTTTTACAAAAGCCTGGATGATGCACGTTCTGCTGTAAATGCTATTTATGCACCGGTAAGAGCAGGTATTTTCAGAGGGCCTTATTTTTTACAGGTGGAAATTATGGCAGATTATGCAGAGGGTAGAGGCTCTACAGCTATTATTGGTGAGTACAAAGGATTGGATATTGTGAATATTCAGCGGGTAGCTTTAATCTGGGATGGCTTTTACCGTAGTATCAGGAATGCTAATATTGCAATTGAGAATATTCCGGGTATTGCATCTGTGAGTGAGTCGGACAAGAATGCCCTGGTAGCGGAAGCACGGTTTATGCGGGCATTCAGCTACTACCACCTGGTTAGAAACTGGGGGGCAGTGCCTTTATATCTGAGCACCACTCCTGAGAGTACAGCACGTACTCCCGTAGCTGATGTGTATAAAGCTATTGTGGCAGATCTTGAATTTGCAGAGAAAAATCTGCCTCCTAAAGCGGCACAGTATGGGAGGCCTGGTATAGGTGCTGCCAAAGCCTTGCTGGCAGATGTAAGTCTTACTACTGGTAATTGGGGAACGGCCAGGGATAAAGCCGATGAAATCATTAAATCCGGTGAGTTTTCACTGACCAATATAACTAAAACGGATGATTGGGAAAATGTTTTCGGACCTACTGTAAATGGTTCTCCGGAAGAAGTATTCTATATTAAATTTAATCATCTGGATGGATGGGAATGGCCACACAACTTGTTATGGAGTGAAACCACCTTTTCTCCTTTTGGGAATTATGTGATCTATTCAACTCTGGACAACCGTTTCCTGAATGCATGGGATAACCAGGATTTACGCAAACAATGGGATATCTTCACAGAATATATTAACCGGAAAACAGGGGTGCTGGAAAAATTGCCGGCTTCCACACCGGTACTTTTCAGTAAGTGGAGAGATCCGGGAGCACCAACTACTACCGGACATGCCAATGACTATCCTTTTCTGAGATTTGCAGATGTATTGCTTATTTATGCAGAAGCAGCTGCCATGGCAGAAAATAGTGTGCCAGCTTTAGCAGTTGAACGCCTGAATATGATCCATAGAAGAGCTTATGGGTTTCCGGCCAATGCAGCTTCCGCTGTTGACTATCCTACTGGTGGATGGACTTTGAATGCATTCCGGGACACCGTATTGCAGGAACGTGGGCACGAATTGTTTATGGAAGGCAAAAGGTGGCTGGATCTGAAACGTACAGGTAAGGTAAAGGAAGTGATCAAAGCCAATTTAGGAAAAGATGTACAGGATGTACACCTGCTATGGCCTATTCCGCAACAGGAAATAGACACTAATCCGGAAATCAGCCAGGCAGAGCAAAATCCTGGCTATTGA
- a CDS encoding DUF6259 domain-containing protein, which produces MTTTCAGTHFFRNMIKLFLTVWMMLILPISYAGQTPQHDFIQLNNGRIRLTFNKSTGGFVSMEDLVKKEMISKTGSSGIQTPWELYIDKAGASQRADISSFKEFSFENNKPDALTLIWKGWRESGDNDTKVTVTVTLEKGKALSAWNIKVEGLKGRQLSKVVFPRVGGLPNSADEYLAVPHWMGELLQDPGAQLAALKNTPQQFDWFYPGHLSMQLLALYNKQGRGFYAACDDAAAYRKNLAVVLEPSGTLAYQMENFPPLEANRLAYQLPYNAVIGSFHGDWITAAEQYREWGTQQAWCSDSRLKNNATPAWLDSTALWVWNRGKSDQVLKPAVDLKERLGLPVNVLWHWWHGCSYDDGFPEYLPPREGKTPFIESVKWSQEHGVKSLVYMNQIQWGNATASWEKEHASLLAVKDKDEKISSHVYNIFTGKALTNMCVGAEGWRNKYVSLADSVVNDYQVNGVYMDQTCLSRMCYDKTHGHPLGGGNYWVKNSGKITEGIRSKVLHNKQIALAGEGVGEAWMPYVDAFLVLQVSRERYAGTQGWQPIPFFQVVYHPYSLAYGNYSSLLTPPYDELWPEEHKPATTLQPLDKMFNKQFLMEQARSFTWGMQPMIANYLPLLATERKEEIDYLLTLSRVRNKGLKYLLHGEFRRAPEMTIPEEELSISKLSIYAGQKENVTTFHKKYPVVYSSSWKSADNMLGIAVASIYDKVYDVKMDFRSADYGLPASGKIYLVNEAGRKQLGTYSKGKVRINYALPAKGICLIEIAAR; this is translated from the coding sequence ATGACAACAACGTGCGCTGGCACCCACTTCTTTCGTAACATGATCAAATTATTTCTGACTGTATGGATGATGCTGATATTACCGATATCCTATGCAGGGCAAACACCACAGCATGATTTTATACAGTTGAACAATGGCCGGATACGACTTACATTTAATAAGAGTACCGGTGGTTTTGTTTCAATGGAAGACCTGGTCAAAAAAGAGATGATCAGTAAAACAGGAAGCTCCGGGATACAGACGCCCTGGGAATTGTATATTGATAAAGCGGGTGCAAGCCAACGTGCAGATATCAGCAGCTTTAAGGAATTTAGTTTTGAGAATAACAAACCGGATGCACTTACTCTGATCTGGAAAGGATGGCGTGAATCCGGTGATAATGATACTAAAGTAACAGTTACCGTAACACTGGAAAAGGGTAAGGCGTTGTCTGCCTGGAATATTAAAGTAGAAGGGCTAAAAGGGAGGCAATTATCCAAGGTAGTATTCCCAAGAGTAGGAGGATTGCCCAACTCGGCTGATGAATACCTGGCAGTTCCTCATTGGATGGGAGAGTTGCTACAGGATCCGGGAGCACAACTGGCGGCGTTAAAAAATACACCTCAGCAATTTGATTGGTTTTATCCCGGCCACCTTTCCATGCAATTGCTGGCCTTATATAATAAGCAGGGCAGAGGATTTTATGCGGCCTGTGATGATGCCGCTGCTTACCGGAAGAATCTGGCAGTAGTATTGGAACCATCCGGTACGCTGGCGTATCAAATGGAAAACTTCCCTCCACTGGAAGCCAACCGGCTTGCTTATCAGTTGCCCTATAATGCAGTGATAGGATCCTTTCATGGAGACTGGATCACTGCTGCGGAACAATACCGCGAGTGGGGTACACAACAGGCCTGGTGCAGCGACAGCCGTCTTAAAAATAATGCTACACCGGCATGGCTGGATAGCACAGCCCTTTGGGTATGGAACAGGGGGAAATCAGATCAGGTACTCAAACCGGCAGTGGACCTGAAAGAACGTTTAGGACTTCCTGTCAATGTTTTATGGCATTGGTGGCATGGGTGCTCCTATGATGATGGGTTCCCTGAATATTTACCACCAAGGGAAGGTAAAACCCCATTTATTGAAAGTGTGAAATGGTCACAGGAGCATGGGGTGAAATCCCTGGTGTATATGAACCAGATCCAGTGGGGAAACGCTACTGCAAGTTGGGAAAAGGAACATGCCAGTTTGCTGGCAGTAAAGGATAAAGATGAAAAGATCAGTTCTCATGTCTACAATATCTTTACCGGCAAAGCCCTGACGAATATGTGCGTAGGTGCTGAAGGATGGCGCAATAAGTATGTTTCGCTGGCTGATAGTGTGGTGAATGATTACCAGGTAAATGGTGTTTATATGGACCAAACCTGCCTGAGCAGGATGTGTTATGACAAAACCCATGGCCATCCCCTGGGCGGCGGTAATTACTGGGTGAAAAATTCAGGTAAGATCACGGAGGGTATCCGGTCAAAAGTATTGCATAATAAACAGATTGCCCTGGCAGGTGAAGGAGTTGGAGAAGCGTGGATGCCGTATGTAGATGCTTTTCTGGTTCTGCAGGTAAGCAGGGAGCGTTATGCGGGTACCCAGGGATGGCAACCTATTCCATTTTTCCAGGTGGTGTATCATCCCTACAGTCTTGCCTATGGTAATTATTCTTCCCTGCTTACGCCTCCCTACGACGAGCTGTGGCCGGAAGAGCATAAACCGGCTACAACTTTACAGCCACTGGATAAAATGTTTAATAAACAATTTCTGATGGAACAGGCCAGGTCGTTTACCTGGGGGATGCAACCCATGATTGCCAATTATCTGCCCTTGCTGGCCACTGAAAGAAAAGAGGAGATTGATTATCTGTTAACACTGTCCAGGGTGAGAAATAAGGGTTTGAAGTATTTGTTGCATGGGGAATTCCGGCGGGCACCTGAAATGACTATACCGGAAGAAGAACTAAGCATTTCCAAGCTGTCTATTTATGCCGGGCAGAAAGAAAACGTTACAACTTTCCATAAAAAATACCCTGTGGTATATAGCTCTTCCTGGAAGTCGGCAGACAATATGCTGGGAATTGCTGTTGCCAGTATCTATGATAAGGTGTATGATGTAAAGATGGATTTCAGATCAGCAGATTATGGTCTTCCTGCCTCAGGTAAGATCTATCTTGTTAATGAAGCGGGTAGAAAACAACTGGGTACTTATTCCAAAGGAAAAGTACGGATCAACTATGCACTGCCTGCCAAGGGCATCTGCCTGATAGAAATTGCTGCACGCTAA
- a CDS encoding alpha-galactosidase, whose product MYKRIIIGLVLFLCYPGTAAIAQQLIAVETQHLQLLFTVNKDGKLYQRYLGEKLVNKSDYPRIDQGKQEAFIGAGTHDLFEPAISLTHADGNPSLELKFDQVNTSREDKNVEITSFTLKDPKYPVTVILHIAAYYQEDILKSWTEIRHEESKPVTLTSFASAMLHFDANKYWLTHFHGDWAKEMRMDEEELTSGMKILDSKLGTRANMYQAPFFFLSLNEPSGETAGEVIAGTLAWTGNFRFAFEIDEQHALRVIGGMNSYASAYALLPGKPFITPALIFTYSKQGKGQVSRNFHQWARNYGVLDGNKPRMVLLNNWEATGFDFNEQQLGTLFDHAHDLGADLFLLDDGWFANKYPRNDDHAGLGDWEVNKKKLPNGIGHLVKEATDKGVKFGIWVEPEMVNPKSELYEKHPDWILKLPNREEHYYRNQLVLDLVNPKVQDFVFNTLDQLLTSAPGIAYIKWDCNRMMTNAYSPYLKNNQSALYIEYTRSLYKVLDRLRLKYPHLPMMLCSGGGGRADYGALRYFTEFWPSDNTDGLERVYIQWGYSYFFPSFTISSHVTSWGKQSLKFRTDVAMMGRMGYDIDLEKLSTEEMQFSRNAVKNYKRLNTVIAGGDLYRIISPYKENRAVLMYVSPEKSKAVLFAYTLHTRYGERFPVVKLEGLDGQKQYKIEEINLPEGASSQIAGNNQVFSGDYLMKIGLPVSSGNELTSVVLEITAE is encoded by the coding sequence ATGTATAAACGTATTATTATCGGGTTGGTTCTATTTTTATGCTATCCGGGAACAGCCGCCATTGCACAGCAATTGATCGCTGTGGAAACCCAACATCTCCAGTTGTTATTTACTGTAAATAAGGATGGTAAACTATATCAGCGATACCTGGGGGAAAAGCTGGTGAATAAATCGGATTATCCCCGGATTGATCAGGGAAAGCAGGAAGCTTTTATAGGGGCAGGTACCCATGATCTTTTTGAACCCGCTATCAGCCTTACTCATGCAGACGGCAACCCTTCCCTGGAGCTGAAATTTGATCAGGTAAATACCAGCCGGGAAGATAAGAACGTGGAGATTACCTCTTTTACATTGAAGGATCCCAAATATCCGGTAACCGTTATTCTGCACATTGCAGCTTATTACCAGGAAGACATACTGAAAAGCTGGACAGAGATCAGGCACGAGGAGTCAAAGCCGGTTACACTCACAAGTTTTGCTTCGGCTATGCTGCATTTTGATGCCAATAAATACTGGCTTACGCATTTTCATGGCGATTGGGCAAAAGAAATGCGTATGGACGAGGAAGAACTGACCAGTGGCATGAAAATACTGGACAGCAAATTAGGTACCCGCGCTAATATGTACCAGGCGCCTTTTTTCTTCCTTTCCCTGAATGAACCTTCCGGAGAAACCGCCGGTGAAGTAATTGCGGGAACACTGGCATGGACCGGGAATTTCCGCTTTGCTTTTGAAATAGATGAACAACATGCATTAAGGGTAATAGGAGGAATGAACTCCTATGCCTCGGCTTATGCTTTGTTGCCGGGAAAACCTTTTATAACACCTGCATTGATCTTTACTTATTCTAAACAGGGCAAAGGACAGGTAAGCCGTAACTTTCACCAATGGGCCAGAAATTATGGGGTGCTGGATGGTAATAAGCCCAGGATGGTACTGCTCAATAACTGGGAAGCTACCGGTTTTGATTTCAATGAACAGCAACTGGGTACACTGTTTGACCATGCACATGACCTGGGCGCTGATCTGTTCCTGCTGGATGATGGCTGGTTTGCCAATAAATATCCGAGAAATGATGACCATGCGGGGCTGGGCGACTGGGAGGTGAATAAGAAAAAACTCCCTAATGGTATTGGACACCTGGTAAAAGAAGCTACGGATAAAGGCGTGAAGTTTGGCATATGGGTAGAGCCGGAGATGGTGAATCCTAAAAGCGAGCTGTACGAAAAGCATCCCGACTGGATCCTGAAACTACCCAACCGTGAGGAACACTATTATCGTAACCAGCTGGTACTGGATCTGGTAAATCCTAAAGTGCAGGATTTTGTATTTAATACGCTGGACCAATTACTGACCAGTGCACCGGGTATTGCTTATATCAAGTGGGATTGCAACAGGATGATGACCAATGCATATTCCCCCTACCTTAAAAATAATCAGTCTGCACTTTATATTGAATATACCCGGAGCCTTTATAAAGTACTGGACCGCTTAAGGCTCAAATATCCACATTTACCTATGATGCTTTGCTCCGGTGGTGGCGGTCGTGCTGATTACGGCGCTTTGCGCTATTTTACAGAATTCTGGCCCAGTGATAATACAGATGGATTGGAAAGGGTGTATATCCAATGGGGGTATTCTTATTTCTTCCCTTCTTTCACGATCTCCAGCCATGTTACTTCCTGGGGAAAACAATCACTTAAATTCCGTACGGATGTGGCCATGATGGGCCGCATGGGATATGATATCGACCTCGAAAAATTAAGTACTGAAGAAATGCAGTTTAGCCGCAACGCAGTAAAAAACTATAAGCGCCTCAATACGGTGATAGCGGGAGGAGACCTGTATCGCATCATTTCCCCTTACAAGGAAAACCGGGCAGTTTTAATGTATGTAAGCCCGGAGAAAAGTAAAGCAGTATTATTTGCTTATACCCTGCATACCAGGTATGGTGAAAGGTTTCCAGTAGTAAAACTCGAAGGGCTGGATGGGCAGAAGCAGTATAAAATTGAAGAGATTAACCTGCCGGAAGGAGCATCTTCACAGATAGCAGGAAACAATCAGGTATTTTCCGGAGATTACCTTATGAAGATCGGGCTGCCGGTTTCTTCCGGTAATGAATTGACGAGTGTAGTACTGGAAATTACAGCAGAATAA
- the rpiA gene encoding ribose-5-phosphate isomerase RpiA — MEALKQAAAKEAVTLITSGSVIGFGAGSTIAHMIHYLQEDKVLAQSITAVTSSFNTHLLLQEYGFKIMEIGVCSGLDIYFDGCDQFDHQLNALKSGGGIHTREKLLAAMATRFIIVGDGSKYVAQLYTTFPVVVEVIPEAVHFVMKQIKSRFDAANPVIRLSNKKDGAVITENGNLLIDIWFSSFPPLAHINPALKAIPGILETSLFYNMAQEAIIAEKHGVAIKRKI; from the coding sequence ATGGAGGCATTAAAACAGGCCGCTGCAAAAGAAGCGGTAACGTTGATAACAAGTGGAAGTGTCATTGGTTTTGGCGCAGGTAGTACCATTGCGCATATGATTCATTATCTGCAGGAGGATAAAGTATTGGCCCAGAGTATCACCGCTGTTACTTCGTCTTTTAACACTCATTTGTTATTGCAGGAGTATGGGTTTAAGATAATGGAAATTGGCGTCTGTTCCGGCCTCGATATTTATTTTGATGGTTGTGACCAGTTTGACCACCAGCTGAACGCATTAAAAAGCGGGGGTGGCATTCATACCAGGGAAAAGCTGCTGGCAGCCATGGCCACCCGGTTTATTATTGTTGGGGATGGATCGAAATATGTAGCGCAGTTGTATACCACCTTCCCGGTGGTAGTGGAGGTGATCCCCGAAGCGGTACATTTTGTAATGAAACAGATAAAAAGCAGGTTTGATGCCGCCAATCCGGTTATCCGGTTAAGCAATAAAAAGGACGGCGCTGTTATCACAGAAAATGGCAACCTGTTAATAGATATATGGTTTTCCTCATTTCCTCCTTTAGCACATATTAATCCTGCGCTAAAGGCTATTCCGGGTATCCTGGAAACATCCCTCTTTTATAATATGGCGCAGGAAGCTATCATCGCAGAGAAGCATGGTGTAGCAATAAAGCGGAAAATATAA
- a CDS encoding DUF1345 domain-containing protein codes for MANQSTSSKSGNIFLRMHPLHRILISLGLALIALLAVSNSGLNTLFKTILVWDVFALTYVILCWIVIFTRSAPQIRLHAQKEDGSRIFVSAIIVIASFASMLTVLLLILSQETSDTSKMIYVPLAVSGMLLSWFMVHTIFSFHYAHMYYGDDEEHPEKHAEGLSFPKEKAPDYLDFAYFAFVIGMTFQVSDVEITSRSIRRQALAHGLLSFGLNTFVVALTINLIAGLKG; via the coding sequence ATGGCAAACCAGTCTACCAGCAGCAAATCAGGGAATATCTTCCTGCGCATGCATCCCTTACATCGTATCCTGATAAGTTTAGGACTGGCACTGATTGCGCTGCTGGCGGTGAGCAACAGCGGACTAAATACGTTGTTCAAAACGATACTGGTTTGGGATGTGTTTGCATTGACTTATGTTATCTTGTGCTGGATCGTAATTTTTACCCGCTCTGCCCCGCAGATCAGATTGCATGCGCAAAAAGAAGATGGCAGCAGGATTTTTGTGTCTGCCATTATTGTCATTGCTTCTTTTGCCAGCATGCTTACGGTACTGTTGCTGATTCTGTCTCAGGAAACTTCAGACACCTCAAAGATGATCTATGTTCCATTAGCCGTAAGTGGGATGCTCTTGTCCTGGTTTATGGTACATACCATATTTAGCTTTCATTATGCCCATATGTATTATGGTGATGATGAAGAGCATCCTGAAAAACATGCGGAAGGGCTTAGTTTCCCCAAAGAAAAAGCGCCGGATTACCTTGATTTTGCCTATTTCGCTTTTGTTATCGGCATGACTTTCCAGGTATCTGATGTAGAAATAACCTCCCGCAGCATCAGGCGGCAGGCGCTGGCACATGGCTTGCTTTCCTTCGGTCTCAACACGTTTGTAGTAGCACTGACCATTAACCTGATAGCGGGGTTAAAGGGTTAA